TGTATACTTTTAACGGAAAAACCATACTTAAATGGGATGTAGGCAGTCTGAAGCCGGCTGAATCAAAACGCATAGGCTACATGGTCAAAGCAAAAGATAATGTAAAATCAGAAAACAGCTTAAGAAATAAACTTAATTCAAACTGCGTAAATAATTCTGAATACACCCAGTGTCCTGTAAGTTGTGTTTACAGCCTTATTGTTGAATAGCAATACATTTCATATACATAGACGTAACCCCCTTAAATAATAAAAAATGAAGGAGATACCTTCATTTTTTATTATTTTAATATATGGACTGGCTATTATAAGAATTCTCTCAAGCTTTTTATTGTTCGGTTGTTTATTCCTGTCGTAGTATCTGCATGGTACATAGAACTAATAATTGATTCCTCCACTGTCTCTGCAACAGCCTTAAAAACCTGCTCAATAGCATTTTCGTCTATCATTTTTATATCAACTATTTTCGTATCTGAATAGTGATTTACTTTATTTGCAGTTGTAAACGAAATACATATATCCCCGCTTCCGTTGCCAAGATACGATCCTGTCCTTGCAAGAGCCACTGTAGAACGCTTAGAAATACGCTTAAGCTGTCTTTCGCTCAGAGGTATATCCGTTGCAATAACCATAATAATCGAACCTTTATCCTGATCATTTTCCTGTGCTTCCTTAATTCTCTCGCCTACTTTATCCCCGTTTATCGTAAGGTATTTCTTAGAACCAAAATTAGACATTACAATTGAACCAATTGTATAATCATTTCCATCAATCTCCACAATTCTGGAGGATGATCCTATACCCCCTTTTAACCCAAAGCACACCATTCCCGTACCGGATCCCACGGCCCCCTCCTGAAAATCTGAACCGGCATTTTCTATTGCTTCAAAAACATGTTCTTCTTTTACATGGAGCCCTCTTATATCATTTAATTTTCCATCATTGCACTCTGTAACCACACAGTTGACCGTGCCTGTTGAGTTGCCTATATCTTCGTTTTCCCTCAACATGTATCGAACCAGCCCTTCCATAGCAGTTCCAACACTCAGTGTATTTGTCATAATTATAGGAGTTTCAATAGTTCCAAGCTCTTCAATCTGCAAAATACCAGCGCTTTTTCCAAAGCCGTTAATTACGTGGCAGGACGCCATCACCTTTTCCTTAAAAATATTTCCCTCTTTTGGGATAATTGCTGTAACTCCTGTCTTAATGCTGCCATTGTCCAGAGTTACATGACCCACTTTTACACCTTTTACATCTGTTATTAAATTTCTTTTTCCTTTTTTTATGCTTCCGATAGTTATTCCGCTGTCCTTGTCTAAACCCATTATTCCTCCATTATGAAAAAAACTCTTAGCAACAAACTACATTATTATATTTATCAGCCTTTCATTATCTGCAAAGTTTTTTATATTTTGTACTATAAGCTTTACCCATCTCGCCTTATTGTTTTTAACGAGAGCCGAAGCATGAGGAGTAAGGTAAACATTGTCCATCGACCAAAGCTCATCATCACTTGGCAAGGGCTCAATCTCAAACACATCAAGTCCCGCATAAGAAATCAATTTGTTTTTCAAGGCATCCTTTAAATCCTTCTGATTTATAATACTTCCCCTTGCAATATTTATTACTGAAGCTGTCTCTTTCATCAACTTTAAATTTTCTTTATTTATCATATGATATGTTTCTTCGTTTAAATCTGCCGTAACAATTATGTAATCGCTGACAGACATTATATGGTCAAGTCCTCTCTTTCCTGAGTATATCTCTTCAAAATACGGAACATTCAATACGGGTGTTCTCTTATATCCAAGCATTTTAACTCCAAAAGGCTGAAGTCTCTTTGCAATTTCCATAGCTATTGAACCTGTTCCTATAATACCGACTGTCTGTCCCTTAAGCTCAGTTCTCCTAAGAGTATTATCCCACATTTGCACTTTTTTATTTTCTAAATACCTCAATGCATTAGTATTATGCATCAAAATTTTGCATACTACATCTTCCGCTATAGGTATGGAAAATATATCTTTGCCGTTTGTAAGTGTTATTCCTCTTTTTCTGATATAATCCGTATCTATCATATCATAACCTGCTCTGAAAAGCTGAATCCACTTCAGATTAGGAAGCTTTTCCAGTATTTTGACATTCATAATTTCAGGCTGACCTATGAGTGCCAAAGCTTCGGGGCATTGATCAGGCTCAGTATAAAATTGTATTTCAGGAAACTCTTTTGATATTATTTCATGAAATTTTTTGTCTATTATTATTTTCATAAGCTTTCCTTTCTAAAAAATAAAGGGCGCATCACGCACCCTCCGGCTATTGAAAAAACCTGTCTGTCATTAACAGCAATATTATAATGTTAACTTACGCAGTATGCCACTATGCTGTACTC
Above is a window of Sedimentibacter sp. MB35-C1 DNA encoding:
- a CDS encoding P1 family peptidase; its protein translation is MGLDKDSGITIGSIKKGKRNLITDVKGVKVGHVTLDNGSIKTGVTAIIPKEGNIFKEKVMASCHVINGFGKSAGILQIEELGTIETPIIMTNTLSVGTAMEGLVRYMLRENEDIGNSTGTVNCVVTECNDGKLNDIRGLHVKEEHVFEAIENAGSDFQEGAVGSGTGMVCFGLKGGIGSSSRIVEIDGNDYTIGSIVMSNFGSKKYLTINGDKVGERIKEAQENDQDKGSIIMVIATDIPLSERQLKRISKRSTVALARTGSYLGNGSGDICISFTTANKVNHYSDTKIVDIKMIDENAIEQVFKAVAETVEESIISSMYHADTTTGINNRTIKSLREFL
- a CDS encoding D-2-hydroxyacid dehydrogenase; amino-acid sequence: MKIIIDKKFHEIISKEFPEIQFYTEPDQCPEALALIGQPEIMNVKILEKLPNLKWIQLFRAGYDMIDTDYIRKRGITLTNGKDIFSIPIAEDVVCKILMHNTNALRYLENKKVQMWDNTLRRTELKGQTVGIIGTGSIAMEIAKRLQPFGVKMLGYKRTPVLNVPYFEEIYSGKRGLDHIMSVSDYIIVTADLNEETYHMINKENLKLMKETASVINIARGSIINQKDLKDALKNKLISYAGLDVFEIEPLPSDDELWSMDNVYLTPHASALVKNNKARWVKLIVQNIKNFADNERLINIIM